One Bacillus sp. FJAT-52991 genomic region harbors:
- the thiT gene encoding energy-coupled thiamine transporter ThiT, with product MDRNKLVTMIEIAVMAGLAQILSVFEFGALWAYGGSISLVMVPIFLMAYRRGLKAGILTGLIVGILDLVMGATVVHPVQLVLDYPLAYAVLGLAGVMATKSEINLRRIMSGLLLGTSLRLACHFASGVIWFGEYAPDGWPVAWYSFLYNISYLIPEMLITAVVLVFLHKTSPSFFKHSASSIQGVTSVKM from the coding sequence ATGGACAGAAACAAGCTAGTGACGATGATTGAAATAGCCGTCATGGCTGGTTTAGCACAAATTTTAAGTGTTTTTGAATTTGGTGCATTATGGGCATATGGAGGTTCTATCTCCCTCGTAATGGTTCCGATCTTTTTAATGGCCTATCGTCGCGGCTTAAAAGCAGGTATTTTGACGGGGCTGATTGTTGGGATATTAGATTTAGTGATGGGGGCTACCGTGGTTCACCCCGTACAATTGGTGTTAGATTACCCATTAGCTTATGCCGTTCTTGGTTTAGCAGGAGTGATGGCAACCAAATCAGAAATAAATTTACGTCGGATTATGAGTGGATTGCTACTTGGTACATCCCTTCGATTAGCTTGTCATTTTGCTTCAGGCGTTATTTGGTTTGGAGAATATGCTCCAGATGGATGGCCAGTTGCTTGGTATTCATTCCTATACAATATATCTTATTTAATTCCAGAGATGCTTATTACAGCAGTTGTTCTTGTGTTTCTTCATAAAACGTCACCAAGCTTTTTTAAACATTCAGCTTCTTCCATTCAAGGTGTAACAAGTGTAAAGATGTAA
- a CDS encoding exodeoxyribonuclease III, translating to MKLVSWNVNGLRACVKKGFLDYFHEVDADIFCLQETKLQAGQIDLELEGYEQYWNYAEKKGYSGTAVFTKQRPLSVSYGVGDNEDEVEGRIITLEFDQFYLVNIYTPNAKRDLSRLAERLEWEDEMRVYLKELDQVKPVILCGDLNVAHQEIDLKNYKTNRGNSGFTDEEREKMTKLLTAGFVDSFRYFYPETTDSYTWWSYMNKVRERNIGWRIDYFIVSERLTSRLHKASIHSHILGSDHCPVILELR from the coding sequence ATGAAACTAGTTTCTTGGAATGTAAATGGCTTGCGAGCTTGTGTAAAAAAAGGATTTCTAGATTATTTTCATGAAGTAGATGCGGATATTTTCTGTTTACAGGAAACGAAATTACAGGCGGGGCAAATTGATTTGGAGTTGGAAGGGTATGAGCAATATTGGAATTATGCAGAGAAGAAAGGATACTCTGGAACAGCCGTATTTACGAAACAGCGGCCTTTATCAGTTTCGTATGGGGTCGGAGATAATGAAGACGAAGTGGAAGGAAGAATTATTACTTTAGAATTTGATCAATTTTATCTTGTGAATATCTATACGCCTAATGCGAAACGTGATCTTTCACGATTGGCCGAAAGATTAGAGTGGGAAGATGAGATGCGCGTTTACTTAAAAGAGTTAGATCAGGTAAAGCCGGTGATCTTATGCGGGGACTTAAATGTTGCTCACCAAGAGATTGATTTAAAAAACTATAAAACGAATCGAGGAAATTCTGGTTTTACAGACGAAGAACGAGAGAAGATGACGAAGCTGCTCACAGCTGGTTTTGTCGATAGTTTTCGATATTTCTATCCAGAAACAACAGATTCCTATACGTGGTGGTCTTATATGAATAAGGTGAGAGAGAGAAATATCGGTTGGCGGATTGATTACTTTATTGTATCTGAGCGACTCACTTCGAGATTACATAAGGCGTCCATTCATTCTCATATCCTCGGAAGCGATCATTGCCCAGTAATATTGGAGCTACGGTGA
- a CDS encoding endonuclease I family protein, with translation MDNHPTLRESFSELQEWYQKDVHIPLTKLKENKGKIKKDGDLYYPEKIDERDIRHYYRSVSLRSNDGKSLFNQYHELVTRTHKWRVPYFLSKDHYLYTWVDLQPDGAVKSIYSGENKDPQTMLEEDYETIKKRFVEFQILLNCSKKFGLGIDTKIKNIDSELKFNTEHIVPQSWFRGKEPMKGDLHHLFVCQPECNTARSNFPYFDFSFYEPESPQERIQNRCGVATNGGFEPENGKGTVARAMLYFLLRYPHTIRKSFLKQINLSLLISWHEQFPVSIYEKHRNRAIYRIQGNRNPFIDHPELAAKLVFPMK, from the coding sequence ATGGATAATCACCCAACGTTACGAGAAAGCTTTAGCGAACTGCAAGAATGGTACCAGAAGGACGTTCATATACCACTAACTAAATTAAAAGAGAATAAAGGAAAAATCAAAAAGGATGGGGATCTTTATTACCCTGAAAAAATAGACGAACGGGATATTCGCCACTATTATCGCTCTGTTAGTCTCCGCTCAAATGACGGTAAATCCCTTTTTAATCAATATCATGAATTAGTGACACGCACACATAAATGGCGTGTTCCCTATTTTTTAAGTAAGGATCACTATTTATATACATGGGTTGACTTACAGCCAGATGGAGCCGTCAAAAGTATTTACTCCGGTGAAAATAAGGACCCGCAAACGATGTTAGAAGAAGACTATGAAACTATTAAAAAAAGATTTGTAGAATTTCAAATCTTACTCAATTGTTCCAAAAAATTCGGTCTTGGGATCGACACCAAAATAAAAAACATTGATTCTGAGTTAAAGTTTAATACGGAGCATATCGTTCCCCAGTCGTGGTTTAGAGGCAAGGAACCAATGAAAGGGGATCTGCATCATTTATTTGTCTGTCAGCCCGAATGTAATACAGCCCGCTCCAACTTTCCTTATTTCGATTTTTCTTTTTACGAACCGGAATCACCACAGGAAAGAATTCAAAACCGCTGTGGAGTAGCTACAAACGGTGGATTTGAACCTGAAAATGGAAAAGGAACCGTTGCTCGAGCGATGCTTTACTTTTTGCTGCGTTATCCACATACGATTCGAAAATCATTTTTAAAACAAATTAATCTATCCCTATTAATCAGTTGGCATGAACAATTTCCAGTTAGTATTTATGAAAAGCATCGAAATCGAGCCATTTATCGCATTCAAGGAAACCGCAACCCTTTTATCGATCATCCGGAGCTTGCGGCTAAGTTAGTATTCCCAATGAAATAA
- a CDS encoding dynamin family protein, producing MLNEQLQEWLTSQRPTRTLLLESITQLRRTMLEKEDLTLAKKCSDLIEKLENMEYVIAFCGHFSAGKSSMINELMGENLLPSNPIPTSANVVKVKAGEPYAKVSFKEQGMKQFPFPYDIKMIQAYCVNGDVVDEVEISHPVEHLPKGVSILDTPGIDSTDDAHRVSAESKLHIADMVFYMMDYNHVQSPVNFEFCQRLADMGKECYLIINQIDKHLAFELSFDEFVHRIRSSFDEHSIPYKEIYFASLKEEDHPHNQVHKLKVLLSEKLTMRKQIIIEHVMMEALFIALEFYHHQTEKDKEKKESLEQLLANVRSITELEEDLIDVLRQEETMKHRGQKYLQLFDQELDTIFNNAKLMDYYTRILVREFLESRELTFRVKGLFSKKKTQKERTERLNRFYKAINENRLAYIDIPLKKAIPAFLSDFGLLNEELQEKIRQLQVEFPPSFLEEKVKRGAVLSGDYVLTYAKDVTRELQLLYHRSLMPLIEPLERQAHINAKKKKEQLKQEREELEQKKQAWEEWVQLNEQHEALYQDLLDLLEMQGEETFTEDAFIAFDGPRLHKRKKSRKIVSIGEVSREWHKQADEQLFVPVPLDEDIRKLHRQTEALATINGMETVVDHLRLRLKRLETNQYTVALFGAFSAGKSSFANALLGEQVLPVSPNPTTAAINEVRAPNQAYSHGTVIIQFKTEEQLLKDMNQALELSEQTIEHFDDLHTLFEKHDRMMQEWKEQKEDETSTNKQGKENEVILPPLIHLPNEQFTFLRSALKGYPLMSKRLGQKEIQTIESYGDYVSVEEKACFVEKIKMYYSSPFTEQGMVLVDTPGAGSMNARHTEMAFNYMAEADSVVFVTYYNHAFSRTDQEFLIQLGRVKDYFEHDKMFFVVNAADLAESKQDLLDVLHHVEKNLLTCGIHKARIYPLSSHLSLYAKKAASSCLSGEEEARYRKVLQIGADDKLLNPQQVLELSGMSLFDEQFIPFTKQQLALSTLRHAQFDMKQAILELKRWIQLSQDEEAVKEKTRQQLAYQLNEARTYLQQRLLTLENQAMQQEIEELLFYAKQRIFYRYNDAFKVIFSPAAFDQFDDIAIALHRFTNEIIRFVANDVTQDMRATTIRLQAFMQKSIKELQKNLETELKERMESISIRYVESPKIEWPSFKTGLQHIQASSFQSLLKTFDSPTVFFAEGGNKVVRDEVEKALLHPVYDYIDLAGEQIKETFIPIYQQVAEEVREEVTKQVEQQIAGRLVVLSTKVNMDHIKKFVQRMENS from the coding sequence ATGCTGAATGAACAGTTGCAGGAGTGGCTGACAAGTCAGCGACCTACTCGCACTTTATTGCTTGAAAGTATAACGCAATTAAGAAGAACAATGTTGGAAAAAGAAGATCTTACTCTTGCAAAAAAATGCTCAGATTTAATTGAAAAGCTTGAGAATATGGAGTATGTAATTGCCTTTTGCGGCCATTTCTCTGCTGGTAAATCTTCGATGATTAATGAACTCATGGGCGAAAATCTATTGCCTTCTAATCCCATCCCAACGAGTGCGAACGTCGTTAAGGTGAAAGCGGGGGAACCATATGCCAAAGTGAGCTTTAAAGAGCAGGGGATGAAACAGTTTCCGTTTCCCTATGATATCAAGATGATTCAAGCTTATTGTGTCAATGGAGATGTGGTAGATGAAGTGGAGATCTCTCATCCTGTCGAGCACTTGCCGAAAGGAGTGTCTATTTTAGATACGCCCGGTATTGATTCTACAGATGATGCGCACCGTGTCAGTGCAGAGTCTAAGCTTCATATAGCGGACATGGTATTTTATATGATGGACTATAATCATGTGCAGTCGCCTGTGAATTTTGAGTTTTGTCAGCGCTTGGCGGATATGGGGAAGGAATGTTATTTGATTATTAATCAAATTGATAAGCATCTGGCCTTTGAGTTATCTTTTGATGAATTTGTGCACAGAATTCGTTCTTCCTTTGATGAACATTCCATCCCTTATAAAGAGATTTACTTTGCTTCTTTGAAAGAGGAGGATCATCCACATAATCAAGTACATAAATTGAAGGTGTTATTAAGTGAAAAATTGACTATGCGCAAACAGATCATCATTGAACATGTCATGATGGAAGCTTTATTCATAGCTTTGGAATTTTACCATCATCAAACAGAGAAAGACAAAGAGAAAAAAGAATCATTGGAACAATTATTGGCGAATGTTCGGTCCATAACGGAGTTAGAAGAGGATTTAATCGATGTTTTGCGTCAAGAGGAAACGATGAAGCACCGTGGACAAAAGTATCTTCAGCTATTTGATCAAGAACTAGACACGATCTTTAACAATGCGAAACTGATGGATTATTATACACGAATCTTAGTAAGAGAATTCTTAGAATCGCGAGAGCTTACTTTTCGCGTGAAAGGTCTTTTTTCTAAAAAGAAAACGCAAAAAGAACGGACGGAGCGGTTGAATCGTTTTTACAAAGCGATCAATGAAAATCGGTTAGCCTACATTGATATCCCTCTGAAAAAAGCGATACCAGCTTTTTTGTCTGATTTTGGTTTATTAAATGAGGAACTGCAAGAGAAGATTCGTCAATTACAAGTGGAATTTCCTCCATCATTTTTAGAAGAAAAAGTAAAACGAGGGGCTGTTTTAAGTGGAGATTACGTATTGACCTATGCCAAAGATGTGACGCGGGAACTGCAGCTACTATATCATCGTTCACTAATGCCGCTGATTGAACCATTAGAGAGACAAGCACATATCAATGCCAAAAAGAAAAAAGAGCAGTTGAAACAAGAAAGAGAGGAATTAGAACAGAAAAAGCAGGCGTGGGAAGAATGGGTCCAGTTAAATGAACAGCATGAAGCATTGTATCAGGACTTACTAGATTTGCTTGAAATGCAAGGGGAGGAAACGTTCACGGAAGATGCTTTTATTGCGTTTGATGGCCCACGCCTTCATAAGCGCAAAAAATCGAGAAAGATCGTCTCGATTGGCGAGGTATCTCGTGAATGGCATAAGCAAGCAGACGAACAGTTATTTGTCCCTGTTCCTTTAGATGAAGATATTCGGAAATTACATCGCCAAACAGAGGCATTAGCGACTATCAATGGGATGGAAACCGTGGTCGATCATCTGCGATTGAGACTCAAGCGTTTAGAGACGAACCAGTACACGGTGGCTTTATTTGGGGCATTTAGTGCCGGGAAATCATCGTTTGCCAATGCCTTGCTTGGCGAACAGGTCCTTCCTGTTTCCCCGAACCCAACAACGGCTGCTATCAATGAAGTGCGCGCTCCTAATCAGGCGTATTCACATGGTACAGTGATCATTCAGTTTAAAACAGAAGAACAGCTATTGAAAGATATGAATCAAGCACTTGAACTGAGTGAGCAAACGATCGAACATTTTGATGACCTACATACGCTCTTTGAAAAGCATGATCGAATGATGCAAGAGTGGAAAGAGCAAAAGGAAGATGAAACTAGTACAAACAAACAGGGGAAAGAGAATGAAGTGATTCTTCCGCCATTGATTCATTTACCGAACGAGCAATTTACCTTTTTACGATCTGCGCTAAAGGGTTATCCATTGATGAGTAAGCGTTTAGGCCAAAAAGAAATTCAGACGATTGAATCGTACGGAGACTATGTGAGTGTAGAAGAAAAAGCTTGCTTTGTGGAAAAAATCAAGATGTATTATTCCTCACCTTTTACCGAGCAAGGAATGGTTCTTGTGGATACACCAGGAGCTGGGTCCATGAATGCTCGCCATACAGAAATGGCTTTTAATTATATGGCTGAGGCGGATTCAGTCGTCTTTGTGACGTATTATAATCATGCCTTTTCGCGTACAGATCAAGAATTTCTGATTCAATTAGGGCGAGTGAAGGATTATTTTGAACACGACAAAATGTTTTTTGTAGTCAATGCCGCGGACTTAGCAGAATCAAAACAAGACTTATTGGATGTGCTTCATCATGTAGAAAAGAATTTATTAACATGCGGCATTCATAAAGCGCGCATTTACCCACTATCTAGCCATCTGTCACTTTATGCTAAAAAAGCAGCATCCAGTTGTTTAAGTGGGGAAGAAGAAGCCCGATATAGAAAGGTGCTACAGATTGGAGCAGATGACAAGCTTTTAAATCCACAACAAGTTTTAGAACTCTCTGGAATGAGCTTGTTTGACGAGCAGTTCATTCCTTTTACAAAGCAACAATTAGCTTTATCTACTCTCCGGCATGCTCAGTTTGATATGAAGCAAGCGATCCTGGAATTGAAGCGCTGGATTCAGCTATCTCAAGATGAAGAGGCAGTGAAAGAGAAGACTCGCCAACAGCTGGCGTATCAGTTAAACGAAGCGAGAACGTACTTACAACAGCGCTTATTAACGCTAGAAAATCAAGCGATGCAGCAAGAAATCGAAGAACTATTATTTTATGCGAAACAACGTATTTTCTACCGGTATAATGATGCATTCAAAGTCATTTTCAGTCCAGCGGCTTTTGATCAATTTGACGATATCGCGATCGCCCTTCATCGATTTACGAATGAAATCATTCGATTTGTCGCCAACGATGTCACACAAGACATGCGAGCTACCACTATACGTCTTCAAGCATTTATGCAAAAGAGTATAAAGGAATTGCAAAAAAATCTTGAAACGGAGTTAAAAGAAAGGATGGAGTCCATCTCTATTAGGTATGTGGAGTCACCCAAAATCGAGTGGCCTTCTTTTAAAACAGGATTACAGCACATACAAGCCTCCTCTTTCCAGTCTCTTTTAAAGACATTCGACTCTCCAACCGTCTTCTTTGCCGAAGGAGGGAATAAAGTGGTGCGAGATGAAGTCGAAAAAGCCTTGCTTCATCCGGTTTATGATTATATCGACTTGGCAGGTGAGCAAATAAAAGAAACGTTTATTCCCATCTATCAGCAAGTAGCAGAAGAGGTTCGAGAAGAGGTGACTAAGCAAGTAGAACAGCAAATAGCCGGTCGGCTCGTGGTTTTGTCGACAAAAGTAAATATGGATCATATTAAAAAGTTCGTTCAAAGAATGGAAAATTCGTAA
- a CDS encoding P-loop NTPase has protein sequence MMLTNEQVLQALEKVNDPELHKSIVELNMVRNIKIEDNHIQLEVVLTIQGCPLKAKIQQDIEEALKSIGALSVALTFGSMTDEERQALTKSLKAEAVTETGMPKMLRSDSGVTFIAVTSGKGGVGKSTVTINLAAALARLGKRVGILDADIYGFSIPAMMQIEQKPTMIDQTAIPSTSHGVKVMSMGFYSNDNQPVMWRGPMLNKWIRNFLVNTHWGELDYLLLDLPPGTGDVAIDVAAMIPHAKEIIVTTPHNAASHVASRAGVMAKHTKHDILGVVENMAYYEEEDGKKKYLFGQGGGEALAKQLHTDVIAQVPFAQPEENIGSSVYDEDSIVGEVFTHLAEDIIYHN, from the coding sequence ATGATGCTAACGAACGAGCAAGTATTACAAGCTCTGGAAAAAGTGAATGATCCAGAGCTTCATAAAAGTATTGTTGAATTAAACATGGTAAGAAACATCAAAATCGAAGACAATCATATCCAGCTTGAAGTCGTCTTGACGATCCAAGGTTGTCCGCTAAAAGCAAAAATTCAACAAGATATTGAAGAAGCTCTTAAAAGTATTGGGGCTTTAAGTGTAGCTTTAACTTTTGGTTCTATGACTGATGAAGAAAGACAAGCATTAACGAAATCACTAAAAGCTGAAGCCGTGACTGAAACCGGTATGCCGAAAATGTTACGTTCAGATTCTGGCGTCACTTTTATTGCAGTAACGAGCGGTAAAGGTGGAGTGGGAAAATCGACAGTAACGATTAACTTAGCCGCTGCCTTAGCTCGATTAGGAAAACGCGTGGGCATTTTGGATGCGGATATTTACGGATTCAGCATTCCAGCGATGATGCAAATTGAGCAAAAACCGACCATGATTGATCAAACTGCGATCCCTTCAACTAGCCATGGCGTAAAGGTCATGTCGATGGGGTTTTATTCAAATGATAACCAACCCGTCATGTGGCGTGGACCGATGTTAAACAAGTGGATTCGCAACTTCTTAGTGAATACGCATTGGGGAGAGTTGGACTATCTTCTCCTTGACCTCCCCCCTGGCACAGGTGATGTTGCCATCGATGTAGCAGCAATGATCCCTCATGCGAAAGAAATTATTGTCACTACCCCTCATAATGCAGCTTCTCATGTTGCATCGAGAGCGGGTGTGATGGCGAAACATACGAAGCATGACATCCTTGGTGTCGTAGAAAACATGGCTTATTATGAAGAAGAAGATGGCAAGAAGAAATATTTATTTGGTCAAGGTGGCGGCGAGGCACTTGCTAAACAATTACACACAGATGTCATTGCTCAAGTACCTTTCGCTCAACCAGAAGAAAACATAGGTTCTTCTGTCTATGATGAAGATTCCATTGTTGGTGAAGTCTTTACTCACTTAGCGGAAGACATCATTTATCACAACTAA
- a CDS encoding DUF1641 domain-containing protein: protein MAAPITTIQKQQLTEEQIKEQKLEDLKTLLSENEEALNQIFSIVSELNNTGALEAATKLLQAKEEVASIALHQVSREPVTNLINHFMGIAGVLSAMDPEMTKKLVNSLNAGMDETKKLVNSEEKVGIFDLMKVLKDPDVNRAVNFGIHFLKGIGKGLKE, encoded by the coding sequence ATGGCAGCACCTATTACAACAATTCAAAAGCAACAATTGACGGAAGAACAAATAAAGGAACAAAAACTAGAAGATTTAAAAACGCTCCTTTCAGAAAATGAAGAAGCGTTAAATCAAATATTCTCTATTGTGTCAGAACTGAATAACACAGGAGCACTTGAAGCAGCGACTAAGCTGCTTCAAGCGAAAGAAGAAGTCGCAAGCATTGCCCTTCATCAAGTGTCTCGTGAACCTGTAACAAACTTAATCAATCACTTTATGGGAATTGCTGGCGTCCTCTCCGCTATGGACCCGGAAATGACGAAGAAGCTTGTTAACAGCTTAAACGCTGGAATGGACGAAACGAAGAAACTTGTGAATAGCGAAGAAAAAGTCGGTATTTTTGATCTGATGAAAGTCTTGAAAGATCCGGATGTGAACCGTGCTGTTAATTTCGGCATTCACTTTCTAAAAGGTATTGGCAAAGGATTGAAAGAATAG
- the fdhF gene encoding formate dehydrogenase subunit alpha, whose translation MTEIKINGKSYSAKPGATILEVINQNEIAHPQVCYVPEVDPIQTCDTCIVEIDGKLVRSCSTKAESGMNIQLASPKAKEAQTEAMDRLLENHLLYCTVCDNNNGNCTLHNTVEMMEIEHQKYPYEPKVDPTEVDMSHPFYRYDPNQCIACGQCVEVCQNLQVNETLSLDWEAERPRVIWDEGVAINDSSCVSCGQCVTVCPCNALMEKSMLGEAGFMTGLKQDMLDPMIGLIKEVEPGYSGILAVSEVEAAMRDKRTKKTKTVCTFCGVGCSFEVWTKDRKILKVQPSKGPVNAISTCVKGKFGWDFVNSKERLTKPLIRKDGAFVESTWDEALDLIASKLGAIQKEYGPGSTGFISSSKITNEENYLIQKMARQLFETNDVDNCSRYCQSPATDGLFRTVGMGGDAGTIKDIAKAGLVIIVGANPAEGHPVLATRVKRAHKLHGQKLIVSDIRKHEMAERSDIFMRPKQGTDQVWLMAVTKYMIDQGWHDEKFIQENVNFYEDFKNVLQKYTLEYAEEQTGISKETLIEVAKMIRDADGTCVLWGMGVTQNTGGSDTSAAISNLLLATGNYRRPGAGAYPLRGHNNVQGACDMGTLPNLLPGYQSVTNDEAREKFEKAYGVKIQPKPGLNNIQMLQAVEEGKMKAMYVVGEDMALVDCNANHVHDVLSQLDFFVVQDIFLSRTAQYADVVLPAAPSLEKDGTFTNTERRVQRLYEVLPPLGDSKPDWKILQEVANRLGADWNYSHTSEIYAEMASLSPIFGEANYEVLEGWNSFFWGSLDGKSTPLLYVDGFNFPDKKARFALYDWVEPVEFPEEYDCHINNGRVLEHFHEGNMTNKSEGIQSKVPEIYVEVSPELAKERGIKDGSLVRLVSPYGALKLNALVTDRVQKNELFLPMNSVSKDSAINFLTGPAVDRCTFTPAYKQTKVRLEVLKVDGGKAPLPKTNPRYKKRHPQNGVEAERKWKRPGYVHLTTK comes from the coding sequence ATGACTGAAATTAAAATCAATGGAAAATCGTACTCAGCGAAACCCGGAGCAACGATTCTAGAAGTAATTAATCAAAACGAAATTGCCCACCCGCAAGTTTGTTATGTTCCTGAAGTAGATCCGATTCAAACATGTGACACGTGTATTGTCGAAATCGATGGAAAGCTTGTTCGTTCTTGTTCAACGAAAGCCGAGAGTGGCATGAACATTCAACTAGCTTCTCCTAAAGCGAAAGAAGCGCAGACAGAAGCAATGGATCGTTTATTAGAAAACCATTTACTTTACTGTACAGTGTGCGACAACAACAACGGGAACTGTACATTGCATAACACCGTAGAAATGATGGAAATTGAACATCAAAAGTATCCGTATGAACCAAAAGTAGATCCAACAGAAGTCGATATGTCTCACCCATTCTACCGCTACGATCCGAACCAATGTATTGCTTGCGGACAATGTGTAGAAGTTTGTCAAAACCTTCAAGTGAATGAAACATTGTCGCTTGACTGGGAAGCAGAGCGTCCACGTGTTATTTGGGACGAAGGCGTTGCCATCAATGATTCTTCCTGCGTCAGCTGTGGACAATGTGTAACCGTTTGCCCATGTAACGCCTTAATGGAAAAATCAATGTTAGGTGAAGCTGGATTTATGACAGGATTAAAGCAAGATATGCTTGATCCGATGATCGGATTAATTAAAGAAGTAGAACCTGGATACAGCGGTATTCTTGCTGTCTCAGAAGTGGAAGCGGCTATGCGTGACAAGCGTACGAAAAAGACGAAAACCGTTTGTACATTCTGTGGGGTCGGATGTTCATTTGAAGTTTGGACGAAAGATCGCAAAATTTTAAAAGTACAACCATCTAAAGGACCAGTGAACGCGATCTCTACTTGTGTAAAAGGAAAATTCGGTTGGGACTTCGTGAATTCAAAAGAACGCTTAACGAAACCGTTAATTCGTAAAGATGGTGCATTCGTTGAATCCACTTGGGATGAAGCACTTGATTTAATCGCTTCTAAATTAGGCGCTATTCAAAAAGAATACGGTCCTGGATCAACAGGTTTTATTTCTTCTTCAAAAATTACTAATGAAGAAAACTATTTAATTCAAAAAATGGCTAGACAGCTATTTGAAACAAATGACGTCGATAACTGTTCTCGTTATTGTCAATCCCCTGCGACGGATGGTTTATTCCGCACAGTAGGTATGGGTGGAGATGCCGGTACAATTAAAGATATCGCTAAAGCGGGTCTTGTCATTATTGTTGGTGCAAACCCAGCTGAAGGACACCCTGTATTAGCTACCCGTGTAAAACGAGCGCATAAATTACATGGACAAAAGCTCATCGTATCAGATATTCGTAAACACGAAATGGCAGAACGCTCTGACATCTTTATGCGACCGAAACAAGGAACGGATCAAGTTTGGTTAATGGCTGTTACTAAATATATGATCGACCAAGGTTGGCACGATGAGAAATTCATTCAAGAAAATGTTAACTTCTATGAAGATTTCAAAAATGTACTTCAAAAGTACACATTAGAGTATGCAGAAGAACAAACAGGTATTTCTAAAGAAACATTAATTGAAGTAGCTAAAATGATTCGTGATGCGGATGGTACTTGTGTTCTTTGGGGTATGGGTGTCACACAAAACACAGGTGGTTCTGATACATCTGCGGCTATTTCTAACTTACTATTAGCGACAGGAAACTACCGTCGTCCAGGTGCCGGTGCCTATCCGCTACGTGGCCACAACAACGTACAAGGTGCTTGTGACATGGGTACTTTACCAAACTTACTTCCTGGCTATCAAAGTGTCACGAATGATGAAGCTCGTGAGAAGTTTGAAAAAGCTTACGGTGTGAAAATCCAGCCAAAACCTGGTTTAAATAATATTCAAATGCTTCAAGCCGTTGAAGAAGGCAAAATGAAAGCGATGTATGTTGTTGGAGAAGATATGGCTTTAGTCGACTGTAACGCTAACCATGTTCATGACGTTTTATCTCAGCTTGACTTCTTCGTTGTTCAAGATATTTTCCTTTCAAGAACGGCTCAATATGCAGATGTTGTATTACCTGCCGCTCCTTCTCTTGAAAAAGATGGAACGTTCACAAACACAGAGCGTCGCGTACAAAGACTATATGAAGTATTGCCACCACTTGGGGATTCAAAACCTGATTGGAAGATCCTTCAAGAAGTTGCGAACCGTTTAGGTGCGGATTGGAACTACAGCCATACGAGTGAAATTTATGCAGAAATGGCGAGTCTCTCCCCTATTTTTGGAGAAGCAAACTATGAAGTACTTGAAGGCTGGAATAGCTTCTTCTGGGGTAGCCTTGATGGTAAGAGCACGCCGCTTTTATATGTAGATGGCTTTAACTTCCCGGATAAAAAAGCTCGTTTCGCGTTATATGATTGGGTAGAGCCAGTGGAATTCCCGGAAGAATACGATTGTCATATTAACAATGGCCGGGTACTTGAGCACTTCCATGAAGGAAACATGACGAATAAATCAGAAGGTATCCAATCAAAGGTACCAGAAATTTATGTAGAAGTATCACCAGAGCTAGCGAAAGAACGCGGAATCAAAGATGGTTCTCTTGTTCGCTTAGTCTCTCCATATGGTGCGTTAAAATTAAATGCACTAGTAACCGATCGCGTTCAAAAGAACGAACTATTTTTACCGATGAACTCTGTCAGCAAAGATTCCGCGATCAACTTCTTAACAGGCCCAGCAGTTGACCGTTGTACATTCACACCTGCTTATAAGCAAACGAAAGTACGTTTAGAAGTGTTGAAAGTAGATGGTGGAAAAGCACCATTACCAAAAACAAATCCGCGTTACAAAAAACGTCACCCTCAAAATGGTGTTGAGGCAGAGCGTAAATGGAAACGTCCAGGCTATGTTCATTTAACAACGAAATAA
- a CDS encoding DUF2294 domain-containing protein, translated as MSKKVHEFNDIIRKLRKDLFGKGPERIQTIFVEKMAVSTLYGNLTPTEKFIASTPEGVAMVHAARTRMIQEVYSKATPEGMEELMGAKLVHLFSDIKIEEDMAVSVFIFDQNID; from the coding sequence ATGTCTAAAAAAGTTCATGAATTTAACGACATCATCCGTAAACTTCGCAAAGATTTATTCGGGAAAGGCCCGGAGCGGATTCAGACCATATTCGTCGAAAAGATGGCTGTATCAACACTTTATGGGAATTTGACTCCGACAGAAAAATTTATTGCCAGCACGCCAGAAGGGGTCGCTATGGTTCATGCGGCACGAACGAGAATGATTCAAGAAGTGTATTCAAAAGCAACTCCTGAGGGTATGGAAGAATTAATGGGGGCTAAATTAGTCCATTTATTTTCTGATATCAAAATAGAAGAGGATATGGCCGTTTCCGTGTTTATTTTTGATCAAAATATAGACTAG